GGCGATCGTCGAGAACCTCAAGAAGCACTCGAAGCAGACCAAGGACGCGAAGGAGATCGCGCAGGTCGGCACCATCAGCGCCAACGGCGACCAGACGATCGGCAAGCTCCTCGCCGACGCGATGGAGAAGGTCGGCAAGGAAGGCGTCATCACCGTCGAGGAGGCCAAGAGCGCCGAGACGACGCTCGACGTCGTCGAGGGCATGCAGTTCGACCGCGGCTACCTCTCGCCGTACTTCGTCACCGACCCCGAGCGCATGACGGCGCGCCTCGACGACGCGCTGATCCTCATCAACGAGAAGAAGATCTCGAACATGAAGGAGATGCTGCCGGTGCTCGAGGCCATCGCCAAGGCCGGGCGCCCGCTGCTGATCATCGCCGAGGACATCGAGGGCGAGGCTCTGGCCACGCTGGTCGTCAACAAGATCCGCGGAACCCTCAACGTCGTCGCCGTCAAGGCGCCGGGCTTCGGTGATCGCCGCAAGGAGATGCTGAAGGACGTGGCGGTGCTGACCGGCGGCAAGGTGATCAGCGAGGAACTCGGGCTCAAGCTCGAGAACATCACGCTGAACGATCTCGGCAAGGCCAAGCGCATCACCGTCGACAAGGACAACACGACGCTGGTCGACGGCGCCGGAAAGAAGGCCGACATCGAGGGCCGCATCGGCACGATCCGCAAGCAGATCGAGGACACCACCAGCGACTACGACCGCGAGAAGCTCCAGGAGCGCCTGGCCAAGCTCGTCGGCGGCGTGGCGGTGATCAAGGTCGGCGCAGCCACCGAAGTCGAGATGAAGGAAAAGAAAGCCCGCGTCGAAGACGCGCTGCACGCCACTCGGGCAGCCGTCGAAGAGGGCATCGTCCCCGGCGGCGGCGTCGCGCTGATCCGCTGCCAGGGCGTGCTCGAGTCGCTCAGGGGAGCGACCGACGAGGAGAACATCGGCATCCGCATCCTGTCGCGCGCGATCGAGGAGCCGACCCGCTGGATCGTCCGGAACGCCGGCGCCGAGCCGGCGATCGTCATCGACCGCATCCGCGCCGGCAAGGGAGCCTTCGGCTACAATGCCGCCACGGGAGTGTACGAGGACCTGATCAAGGCCGGCATCGTCGACCCGACCAAGGTCGTGCGCACCGCGCTGCAGAACGCCTCGTCGGTTGCGGGCCTGATGCTCACCACCGAGGCTGCAGTCGTCGAGAAGCCCAAGGAAGACAAGGGTGGCGGCGGTCACCCGGGCGGCGGCATGGGCGGCATGGAAGGGATGATGTAAGCAGTCGCGCTGCGCGCATACGCGTTTCGCAACCAGGGCCCCCGTCTCGCAAGAGGCGGGGGCCTTTGCGTTTTCGATCGCCGATTGGGCCAAGAATCGCCGCCCGACCCTTGTCACCGGTCAAAACGTCCCCATCTTCTACCCCGATGAGAACCCTCGAGGGCAATGCTCCGGAGGCGAAGAGTCCGGCTGCGCCGACTTCGGAGTCGGAGTTCGTGCTGCCGCCCTTGCCGACGGACGCGATCATCGTGGTTCCGCTTCGCAACGCGGTGCTTTTCCCGGCCGCGATCTCGCCGATCGCGGTAGGAAGGACTTCGTCGATCGCGGCCGTGCGTGAAGCGGCGCGGCTCGGCAGCCGCGTCGCGTTCGTGCTCCAGCGCGACCCCGCCAGGGGCGAGGTGACGGGCAGCGATCTTTACGCCGTCGGCACCGTCGGCCAGATCGTCCGCATGGCTCCCGCCGGTGACAAGGGGCTGCACCTGCTGGTGCACGGCCAGGAAAGGGCCCGCCTCGTCGAGTACCTCGCGGGTTGGCCTTTCCTCGTCGCGCGCGTCGAGATTCCCGCTGTCGAAGAGGCGATCCCGTCCGCCGGGCCCGAAGTCGAGGCGCGATTCCTCCAGCTGAAGGAACAGGCCACCGAAGCGCTGCGCCTGCTGCCGAACGTTCCGGACGAGTACACCGAGGCCGTGCAGTCGATCGACGGGCCAGGTCCGCTGTGCGACACCGTCGCCAACCTTCTGGACATCCCGAACACCGAGAAGCAGGACGTGCTCGAGACGTTCGACCTGCGCCCGCGCCTGGACAAGGTGCTGGAGCTGCTCGGCGCGCGCGTCCAGGTGCTGCGCCTTTCGAAGGACATCGGCGACAAGGCGCGCAAGGAATTCGACGAGCGCCAGCGTGAGCACGTGCTGCGCGAGCAGCTTCGCCAGATCCACAAGGAGCTCGGCGACGAGAACCTGAGCGACGTCGAGGAGCTCGGCACCAGGCTCGACGAAGCCGGCATGCCCGAGGAAACCCTCAAGCAGACGAAGAAGGAATACCAGAGACTGACGCGCATGGGCGAAGCTTCGCCCGAGTCGTCGATGGTGCGCACCTACCTCGAGTTGATGGCCGAGTTGCCGTGGAAGCTCGAGGAAGAATCGCCGATCGACATCGCAGCGGCGCGCCGCATCCTCGACGAGGACCACTACGGCCTGGACAAGATCAAGCGCCGCATCCTCGAGTTCCTCGCCGTGCGCAAGCTCAACCCGGGCGGCAAGAGCCCGATTTTGTGCTTCGTCGGACCTCCCGGCGTCGGCAAGACGTCGCTCGGTCATTCGATCGCGCGCGCGACGGGCCGCCCGTTCCAGCGCGTCGCGCTCGGCGGCACGCACGATGAAGCCGAGATCCGCGGCCATCGCCGGACCTACATCGGCTCGATGCCAGGCAACGTCATCCAGGCGATCCGCCGCGCCGGCAGCCGCCGCGCCGTGCTCATGCTGGACGAGATCGACAAGCTCGGCGCCGGCGGATTCCACGGCGATCCGGCTTCGGCGATGCTCGAGGTGCTCGATCCCGAGCAGAACGTGAAGTTCCGCGACAACTATCTCGGCGTCGACTTCGACCTGTCGCACATGATGTTCATCGCGACGGCCAATTCGCTCGACACGATCCCGGGGCCTTTGCAGGACCGCATGGAGATCATCTCGCTGCCCGGCTACACGGAGGACGAGAAGCTCGAGATTGCCTCGCGCTACCTCGTGCGGCGCCAGCTCGAGGCCAACGGGCTCACGCCCGAGCAGGCGCAAGTCACGCGCGATGCGCTGCGCTCGATCACTCGCGAGTACACTCGCGAAGCCGGAGTGCGAAACCTCGAGCGCGAGATCGGCTCGGTGCTGCGCTCGGCTGCGATGAGCATCGCCGAGGGAACGCTCGCGAGCGTCTCGATCGACTCGCCGCAAGTGCCGGTCATTCTGGGTGCGCCGAAATTCGAGAACGAAACGGCGCTGCGTACCGCGGTGCCGGGCGTCGCGACCGGGCTGGCATGGACGCCGTTCGGCGGCGATATCCTGTTCATCGAGGCGAGCAAGACGCCCGGATCGGGCAAATTGATCCTGACGGGCCAGCTCGGCGACGTGATGAAGGAATCCGCGCAGGCAGCGGTGACGCTGGCAAAAGGCGTCGTCGGGGATTCGCTGGAGAAGATCGACCTGCACATCCACGTGCCGGCCGGCGCTACGCCGAAGGACGGCCCGAGCGCAGGAGTCGCGATCTTCGTCGCTCTCGTTTCGTTGCTCACGGACCGGCCGGTGCGCCCGGACCTGGCGATGACCGGCGAAATCTCGCTGCGCGGACTGGTGCTGCCGATCGGCGGCGTCAAGGAGAAGCTGCTCGCCGCGCTGAGGGCCGGCATCACGACGGTGATGCTGCCGCGGCGAAACCAGAAGGACCTCGAGGACGTTCCCGCCAACGCGAAGGAGCGCCTGGAAGTCATCTGGATGGACCGGGTCGAAGACGCCGTGTGGCACGCGCTCGACGAGACGACGGGGCGCCGGGCGGTGGCCTGAAGCCTGCCGCCTTGCGGCGGACGAGTTGCTGTCGAAACCGCGAAGTCAGTCGGCCGCAAGCGGCTCCAGCCAGCGCGCCGTAAGCGTTCCGGCCAGCGAGATGCCGAGCGAGATCGGCACCGTGTGCCAGAAGAGCAGGTGCAGCCCGTCGTCGACGGGGCACGCGATGCGCACCGCGGCCGCGGCGAAGAGCAGCGCTGCCGCGCCGGTGCAGGTTGCCGCGTAGTTGCGGTCCAGCGGCGCGCCGCGGCGCACCGCGATGAAAAGCGCAACCCACGGCAGCGCCGAGAACGAAGCGATCGCGCCGACACAGCGCATCCCTTCGAACAGGAAACGTCCGGTCGAGCGGTTGCCGGAAAGCGCCGGCTCGAGCGAGAGCAGCGCGAACGCGAAGGCGCCGATCACCAGCGGAATCGCCAGCGTGCCGCGCCCCTTGGTCATGCCGGGAACCGCCGCGGAAAGTGCGATTCCGCCGGCGATCGAGCCGGCAGCGATGAACGCGACAAGCTCGAGCAGGAAGCGCCCGTCGTGCAGGTGAAGCGCGAGGTCCTCGCGCAGCCCGAACAGGAACGCCGACCCGAGCGTGACGGCCTGGAGCGCGAGCCA
This DNA window, taken from Candidatus Binatia bacterium, encodes the following:
- the groL gene encoding chaperonin GroEL (60 kDa chaperone family; promotes refolding of misfolded polypeptides especially under stressful conditions; forms two stacked rings of heptamers to form a barrel-shaped 14mer; ends can be capped by GroES; misfolded proteins enter the barrel where they are refolded when GroES binds), which codes for AIVENLKKHSKQTKDAKEIAQVGTISANGDQTIGKLLADAMEKVGKEGVITVEEAKSAETTLDVVEGMQFDRGYLSPYFVTDPERMTARLDDALILINEKKISNMKEMLPVLEAIAKAGRPLLIIAEDIEGEALATLVVNKIRGTLNVVAVKAPGFGDRRKEMLKDVAVLTGGKVISEELGLKLENITLNDLGKAKRITVDKDNTTLVDGAGKKADIEGRIGTIRKQIEDTTSDYDREKLQERLAKLVGGVAVIKVGAATEVEMKEKKARVEDALHATRAAVEEGIVPGGGVALIRCQGVLESLRGATDEENIGIRILSRAIEEPTRWIVRNAGAEPAIVIDRIRAGKGAFGYNAATGVYEDLIKAGIVDPTKVVRTALQNASSVAGLMLTTEAAVVEKPKEDKGGGGHPGGGMGGMEGMM
- the lon gene encoding endopeptidase La; its protein translation is MRTLEGNAPEAKSPAAPTSESEFVLPPLPTDAIIVVPLRNAVLFPAAISPIAVGRTSSIAAVREAARLGSRVAFVLQRDPARGEVTGSDLYAVGTVGQIVRMAPAGDKGLHLLVHGQERARLVEYLAGWPFLVARVEIPAVEEAIPSAGPEVEARFLQLKEQATEALRLLPNVPDEYTEAVQSIDGPGPLCDTVANLLDIPNTEKQDVLETFDLRPRLDKVLELLGARVQVLRLSKDIGDKARKEFDERQREHVLREQLRQIHKELGDENLSDVEELGTRLDEAGMPEETLKQTKKEYQRLTRMGEASPESSMVRTYLELMAELPWKLEEESPIDIAAARRILDEDHYGLDKIKRRILEFLAVRKLNPGGKSPILCFVGPPGVGKTSLGHSIARATGRPFQRVALGGTHDEAEIRGHRRTYIGSMPGNVIQAIRRAGSRRAVLMLDEIDKLGAGGFHGDPASAMLEVLDPEQNVKFRDNYLGVDFDLSHMMFIATANSLDTIPGPLQDRMEIISLPGYTEDEKLEIASRYLVRRQLEANGLTPEQAQVTRDALRSITREYTREAGVRNLEREIGSVLRSAAMSIAEGTLASVSIDSPQVPVILGAPKFENETALRTAVPGVATGLAWTPFGGDILFIEASKTPGSGKLILTGQLGDVMKESAQAAVTLAKGVVGDSLEKIDLHIHVPAGATPKDGPSAGVAIFVALVSLLTDRPVRPDLAMTGEISLRGLVLPIGGVKEKLLAALRAGITTVMLPRRNQKDLEDVPANAKERLEVIWMDRVEDAVWHALDETTGRRAVA
- a CDS encoding NrsF family protein; protein product: MLPRSHDELVARLSGGVTPVVGLRPPLVRLAWWLALQAVTLGSAFLFGLREDLALHLHDGRFLLELVAFIAAGSIAGGIALSAAVPGMTKGRGTLAIPLVIGAFAFALLSLEPALSGNRSTGRFLFEGMRCVGAIASFSALPWVALFIAVRRGAPLDRNYAATCTGAAALLFAAAAVRIACPVDDGLHLLFWHTVPISLGISLAGTLTARWLEPLAAD